The proteins below come from a single Miscanthus floridulus cultivar M001 chromosome 1, ASM1932011v1, whole genome shotgun sequence genomic window:
- the LOC136477853 gene encoding probable glutathione S-transferase GSTU1: MAGEKKQGLQLLDFWVSPFGQRCRIALDEKGLSYEYLEQDLANKSELLLRANPVHKKIPVLLHAGRPVCESLIIVQYLDEAFPATPALLPAGDPYARAQARFWADYMDKKLYDCGTRLWKLKGDGHAQARTEMVEILRTLEGALGEGRFFGGEAFGFVDVALVPFTSWFLTYERFGDLSVEKECPKLAVWAKRCAERPSVAKNLYPPEKVYEFICGMKKRFGIE, from the coding sequence ATGGCCGGGGAGAAGAAGCAGGGTCTGCAGCTGCTGGACTTCTGGGTGAGCCCATTCGGGCAGCGCTGCCGGATCGCGCTGGACGAGAAGGGCCTCTCCTACGAGTACCTAGAGCAGGACCTGGCGAACAAGAGCGAGCTCCTGCTCCGCGCCAACCCGGTGCACAAGAAGATCCCCGTGCTGCTCCACGCCGGCCGCCCCGTCTGCGAGTCCCTCATCATCGTGCAGTACCTGGACGAGGCGTTCCCGGCGACGCCGGCGCTGCTCCCCGCCGGCGACCCCTACGCGCGCGCGCAGGCCCGGTTCTGGGCGGACTACATGGACAAGAAGCTCTACGACTGCGGCACCCGGCTGTGGAAGCTCAAGGGGGACGGCCACGCGCAGGCGCGGACGGAGATGGTCGAGATCCTCCGCACGCTGGAGGGCGCCCTCGGGGAGGGACGCTTCTTCGGCGGGGAGGCTTTCGGCTTCGTCGACGTCGCGCTCGTGCCGTTCACGTCGTGGTTCCTCACCTACGAGCGGTTCGGGGACCTCAGCGTCGAGAAGGAGTGCCCCAAGCTGGCCGTGTGGGCCAAGCGCTGCGCTGAACGCCCAAGCGTCGCCAAGAACCTGTACCCGCCTGAGAAGGTCTACGAGTTCATCTGCGGGATGAAGAAGAGGTTCGGCATCGAGTAG